The following coding sequences are from one Candidatus Marinimicrobia bacterium CG08_land_8_20_14_0_20_45_22 window:
- a CDS encoding DUF4416 domain-containing protein gives MIPSLPKPVKLFIGALYSDTNFLEKAMIDAENAFSPIDSVSEDFTFIDTTYYDAEVGTPIYRRFYSFEKLVSPDFLASAKLTTNLIEGRFTIGKNRKVNLDVGYMDYDKIVLASAKYGIHKISIGSGIYADMTLHYEKGKFSPYPWAFLDFQSQYYRSFFLHLRGIYKKQNNIFIQNFHTPKNTL, from the coding sequence ATGATACCTTCGCTTCCAAAACCAGTTAAACTCTTTATCGGCGCGTTATATTCCGATACAAATTTTTTAGAAAAAGCAATGATTGATGCCGAAAACGCTTTTAGTCCGATTGATTCTGTCAGCGAAGACTTTACCTTCATAGATACGACGTATTACGACGCCGAAGTGGGGACGCCGATCTACCGACGGTTTTACTCGTTTGAAAAACTTGTCTCGCCAGACTTTCTTGCATCAGCCAAACTCACGACCAACTTAATCGAAGGCCGATTTACCATCGGTAAAAACCGCAAAGTGAATCTTGATGTCGGATACATGGATTACGACAAAATCGTTCTCGCATCAGCAAAATATGGAATCCACAAAATCTCCATTGGGTCAGGAATATACGCGGACATGACACTACATTATGAAAAAGGCAAATTTTCCCCTTATCCGTGGGCATTTTTAGATTTCCAGTCACAATATTATCGATCCTTTTTCCTTCATTTGCGCGGCATCTATAAAAAACAAAACAACATATTTATTCAAAATTTCCACACTCCTAAAAATACCCTATAA